One uncultured Carboxylicivirga sp. genomic window, TACTTTTGCCATTTTTTTTTCAAAACCCAAAAATCACAGTTACACCTAATTAAAAGATGGAAAGAGAAACCCGAAAATTTATTGAAAAAGTCGAAAGAGTATTTGATACTGGAGAAGTATGTATGTGGGAATTTAGAAAGTTACTTACTGAATGGGGGCAACTTATTAATGATCATTGTTATGATTCGGATAATAGCAAACAAAACTATTTAAGATTACACCAAGCTCACCTATATGTAAAATGGTATGGAAGGAAACATCGTCGCAAAAGGAATGAGGATTTGACCGATTTTGTAGAAGCCTTAATTGAATATATCAATGTTGAAATTCAGAGTTTTGGCATAAATTTTTATGAACAGGAAAGAACAACAGACATTTCTGGGACACTACCAATGACCATGAGCTGGACAGGCAGTAAAAGAGCTTTAATTGAGCTTGTATATGCATTAAAATCAGTCAAATGTATCAATGATGGAAATGTCAAAATACAGCATTTGGTTGAGTTTTTTGAAGCTGTTTTTAAAATTAATTTAGAATACTTTCATCCTGAACTTAACCGAATGGCACTGCGTACTCCATTGAAAAAAAAGGGAATACGTGCTTATTTCTTAAGTAGCCTGGTTGATGGCTTCAATGCCAAAATGCAGAATTTTGAATAAATCTTACTCAAGTTGAGTCTCAAGTTGAGTTCATAAAATTTTGCTTGTTTACACCTTTGCCCTGAATAAAAAACATCAGTGCATGAACGTAATAACAATTGAATCCGAAGCTTATAAAGCTTTAATCGACAAATTAGATTCCCTTTTTCAATTTATTAATTTGAACCAACAAGTATTTAATCCTGATGAAGCATGGGTTGACGGTGAAGACGTATGTACATATTTACGCATTAGCATACGGACTTTGCAGAGGTTGCGTAGTAAAGGTAAAATTACATATTCCACATTAGGAGGTAAAACCTATTATTCAATTTCAGAGCTAAAAAGTCTTTTGGAAAGCCGAAAAATACGAAGTGCTGTAGAGTCTGTGGATGAGCTATGTGACGTATATAAAGAACGCATCAACAGCCTTCAGGGTAAGACGAGGTATAATCTATAGTAGTATGGCATATTAAGAAATACGATAAAGATAAAGTAATGATAGTTTACCTCTCCGGAATAAATAATGAAACCGATATTAAGGAAATTGATAGGTTAAAAATTGATTTGTTGACTTTGGGCTGTACCGTTATCAGCCCGGAAGACAAAGAGCTTGATAAACTTAATTGGTCTGAGAATCTAAGACTACGATTAAGTTTCATTCATAGTAGTAGCACGATCTATATGCTACCTGACTGGAAAGAGAGCTTGATGGCAAGAATCGAGTTGACAGCAGCGATGGATGATAAGATGCCTCTTTGCTTTTCACCAGAAGATATTAGAGGATTATTAACCACCCTTGACGGCTAAAATGGTTTAGGCAGGGTTGAACAAGGGCAGCCCTGCCATTTTTAGAAACATATCGAAGAAACAATTATGACAAAAAAACAAAAGATAGTAGCAAAGATTAATAATGTAAGCATTATGCTGATTGATGGTGCTGATAAACTTGTACCGATAAGACCGATTTGCGAAGCATTAGGTATTGATGCCAAGAATCAAAGGACAAAAATTCAGAATGATGAGATATTAGATTCTATTGGGGTGCTCAGCACCTCAGTTGGAGCAGATGGAAAAGATCGAGAGATGTTTTGTTTGCCTTATATGTATGCTTTGGGGTGGCTTTTTACCATTAATCCAAAGAACGTTAAAACAGAAGCCAGGGAAACCATTCTTAAATTTAAAATGGAATGTTACGCGGCTTTATTTAACCACTTCTCCGATCAATCTGAATTCCTGGAGCAAAAACAAAAAGTCCTGGAACAGAAAATGGAAGAAGTTGAACGTATCCGTAATGATTATACCCAAACAAAGAACCAGTTTAATGAAGCCAGAAAAGTACTCAATGATGTTAAGGAAATGACCTTTGAGGAATGGCAACTAAACAAACGACAATTGACATTAGATTTTAAAAATTAAAGGGGTAGCATAAATGGATGCAAACAAGGTCATAGAACAGGTGAACGACCATATCCTCAATATTGTCGAGAACTTTATAGAATTAAAACACAGGGGCAGCAACTTCATGGGGTGCTGCCCTTTTCATAACGAGAAAACACCTTCATTGAGTGTTAACCCGGCAAAGGGTATTTTTAAATGTTTTGGCTGTGGCAAAGGAGGAAACGCTATTGAGTTTATTAAGGAACATGAAGGCGTTGATTTTAAAGATGCAGTTGAAATCGGAGCAAAGAAGCTGGGTGTAAATTTTCAATGGAAGCAAAGTCCCAACTTTGATGAAATAAAGTATAAGCATGAAGAAAGTTTAAAGATAGCATGTGGTGTGATTGAAAAGTTCTTTTTGGAACAGGTAATACAAAAGGAAGCTCAGCAGTACATTGAAGAACGAAAACTAGTTATTCCCAAAGACAGCAGCTTCAACATCGGTTATGCTCCTAACGGGAATGCACTCTTGGCTCATGCAAGAAAAAGCGGACTGAAAACGGAAATACTTGAGGAAATTGGAGTATTGAAAAGCAACGATAAAGGTATCTACGATTTCTTCAGAAATAGATTGATATTTCCTATCTCTAATTCACGAGGACAAACAATCGCTTTTGCAGGGCGTGATTTAGACAATGAAACCAAGATAAAATACTTAAACACACCAGAAAGCTGCATCTATACAAAAGGAAATGAGCTATATGCTTTAAATGAAGCGAGGTTTGCCATAAAAAAGGAGGACAGGGCATATATAACAGAAGGTTATACCGATGTATTAAGATTGCATTCAATAGAGGTTTTAAATTCGGTTGCTACTGGTGGAACAGCTCTTACTTTGGGGCAGGTTAAACTACTGAGACGTTATACCAATAAGGTGACATTAATCTTTGATGGAGATAAAGCAGGACAGAATGCTACAGATAGAAATGCAGAGATATTGATTAAAAACCAGTTCCATGTTTCGGTAATAGTCTTACCTGATAAACAAGACCCTGATTCACTTTTTACGACCAAAGAACAATTTCTTCAGTATAACAATCAGCAAGCCGATTATATAGTTTATAAAACTTCACAATATGCAGAAAGATTTGCTTCCGACCCGGTTAAAAAATCGGAAGCGATTAAACGAATCTCCATGCTGATTGCAAACTACGATAAGACAAAGCAAGAGGTTTATATTGACTTTGTAGCAGAACATATAAAGCCTAAAAAGGCATGGCAGGATGCCATTAAAGAGTTTACCAAAGAGGAGCCTAAAAGAAGTCACCGCTATAATATACCAGAGCATGTTAGCCTGAATAAGTTTGACCGTTGGGGCTTCTATGTGGAGAACAATTGTTACGTGTTCCGGAATAAGAAAGGCGATGACTTTGTACATCATTCCAATTTTGTAATGACCCCACTCTTTCACATCGAAAGCCCGATTAATGCCAAACGATTATATGAAATAAAGAATCGTCATAATCTGGTTAAAATAATCGAACTTCCCCAACGTGATATGGTTAGTATTACTGCCTTTAAGCTCCAGATAGAATCATTGGGTAATTTTTTGTGGACTGGAGGTGAAAGTGAATTAAATAAACTCAAAGCCTGGCTTTATGAAAAAACAAAAAGCTGCAAAGAAATAATGCAGTTGGGATGGCAAAGAGAAGGCTTCTTTTGTTGGGGGAACGGAATATTTAATGGAGATGAATTTATTAAAGCAGACCGCTATGGAATCGTAAAACACCAGGATAAGTATTTCTATATCCCTGCCTGTTCTGAAATCTATTCAGGTGACGATACCCTTTTTGAATTTGAACGACATTTTATTCATAACGAAGGAAATATTACACTGTATGAATATGCTACAAAATACTATGGTGTATTCGGGCTAAATGGTATCGTAACCTTATCATTCTATTTTGCCTGTTTATTTATGGATATTATTGCAAAACGATTTGATAAATTTCCAATCCTGAACATGTATGGCCAGAAAGGTTCTGGTAAGAATACATGTGCAGAAAGCATTTTGTATATGTTTGGGAGAAAAGGTAAAGTTCCCAATCTTCATAACTCCAGTAAACCATCTATTGCCGACCATGTGGCAACCAGTTCCAATGCTGTTTGTGTTCTCGATGAATATCGTAATGATTTGGAAATGGAAAAGCGTGAGCTGCTCAAAGGGTTTTGGGACAAAACCGGACGGACACGCATGAATATGGACAAGGACAAGAAAAAGGAAACGTCTAAAGTGAACCAGGGAATCATTGTCTGTGGTCAACAAATAGCTACTGCAGATATTGCATTATTTAGCCGATTCATTGCCCTGGGATTCTCAAAAACGGTATTCTCCTATGAGGAAAAGCGTTTGTTTGAAGAATTGGAGCAGATTAACAAGCAAGGATTGACACAGATAACTCACCAGTTACTAAAGCATCGAGAAACTTTTGCCAGAAACTATAACAAAACGGTTGATACAGTTAGTGATAAGTTCCGGGAATTATTGGGTACAATAGCAGTTGAAACAAGGATATACAACAATTGGTTAACTGTAGCATCAGCTTATGCAACGATTTCAAATATAGTGGAATTGCCATTTTTGTATGAAGAAATCATGGAGCTGTTTGTGAAAATGATGATTGAACAAAACAAGGAAACAGCCAGGAACGATGATTTGGGTATCTTCTGGAAAACTGTTCAATATCTTATTAGCTCCAATGTCTTATTTGAAGAGGGCGATTACCGTGTGGTTTATGCAGAAAGAATTGAACGCACTTTTAAAGAGGAGGGCAAGTGGCAAAAGTCAGATATAGTTTTTCAGAAACCACTTAAACTTCTTTACCTATCCGTAAGTAGGGTGTTTGGCTTATATAAATCACAAGCTTTACGTGAGGGAGATAAACCATTGCCCGATGCAACAGTGGAGTATTACCTGAAGAATAGTCCCGCTTTTATTTGTGACACAAAGAAAGTCAGTTTTAAAAAGATGGATGCAAAATCGGGATACCAGGAATTGGATGAAAGAGGCAATAAAAAATATACCAGCACTACGGCTTTTGTGTTCTATCTTGATAAGTTGAACTTAAACCTTGATACTAAATCGGAGCCTGTTCATGATTCCAATAGATAATAGTATGTAGTTTCAGCTAGATTGCAATTAGCTCGGTATCAATTTTGGTATCGGGTTTTTTGTTGGTTTATAGCAAGAAAAGGAAGTCTGTTTTATACCTTTCATTCTCACATTTATTAATTAAAAAAATAGGATTATGACTAAAAAAAAGAAATGAAAAGGTTCTTAGAAGCCTTGAAGAATTGAACAAACAGATGTCGGAACTGATTCAATTACAACGTAAAGCTATTACTGGTTATGATTACATCAATACTAAAGAATTGGCAGAGATGTTAGGCATTAGTATAAAGACTGTTTATGCCAGAGTTTATAACAGGCAAATTCCTTTTTATAAGCCTGGTGGAAAGACATTAATGTTTAAGCTGTCAGAAATTCAAGAATGGATTAAAGCTGGTCGTCATTCAACGATTGAAGAAATAAAAGAAAAGATTTAAAGTTCTTTATGAAATTGGAAAATCTGCCCGGTATCAATATTGGTATCGGGTTTTTGTTGCCATTTTTTAAGCGAATAGAGAAAAAATCGAAACAAACAGCACTTTTTACTCAAAACATGAAATATTCTTACAAAACCAGTTACTTAGGTTACTTAGATTACTTAGAAAGATGTAAATAATAGAATACAAGTATATTATATCTATTTACACTATACATTCAAGTTACTTGGGGTTACTTAGAGTTACTTAGGATTTTGATGTTTTGGACGTTGGTTACTTAGTTACTTAGGAAATGTAATTGAATTGAAATACATAAATATCTGAAAAAGTGTTGGTTAATTCATATAAGTAACCTAAGTAACTTAAGTAAGGGAAATGTAGGTTCTTTACGATAGTTTTGTTCTTTTTATGAGAATTGAAAAAGCTATCTTTACTTCCTTAGCCGTCAGGGGTATAATTGCGTATGTTATGCCCAAAATATTTCAAAGTATTAAACAAGTAAGTCTCTATCTGGAGCGATATTCAGCTAAGCAGTCTCTACAATGTCTGAATATAGGCTCAGGTTATCTATTTATTCAAAAAAGCTTAGAAAAGCAGTCACAAGCTCTTAAAACAATGTCTTTGGACTTGCTCTATCCAGTATTTTTAATACTATCTAGCTTATTTATTTATCAAAATACAATTGTATGAAAGTGCGTAGAACGATTTTAAAACAGGAATTGGTTAAGAAATTATACCCTCATAGTATTTCTATTAAATCCGCTATGCAGCAACTCCGGGATGAAATTGATTTCTGTCCAGCATTAAAAGAACAGATTGAACAGGCAGGTAATACCAAACGGCATTACTATAATAAACAGCAACTCCTTTTAATTCTAGAGCACTTTTGTATTACACTTGAAGAATTTGAACAGCTATGATGTATTTTTCTGGCATAAACAATATTGAACAAGCCAAACTACGCTATCGAAAATTAGCAAAGCAAGTACACCCCGATGCAGGAGGAACAGCCTATGAGTTTCAAAAAATGCAAAATGAATACAAGACATTACTTATTCGGTTACAGCAAAAAAAAATAGTTTCTGCTCTACATGAAACCAATTCCGCAGAAAATATATTGATAAATCGATTAGGCAAGCTTGCTAAAGTACTTATCAAAAGTAATGTTCCACAGTACTATTTGCGAAACAAGATAAAAGCTACTGACTCATGCTTAAAAAGAAGTCTAATCATCGTTATAGTAAATTTATTGGATAAGAATAGTTAAAGTATATGGAGTCCAAGAAGTTTATACAGAAAACTGAAATGCAAATCTTTTGAAAATTCAAGCCATTCATCTAATTGTATTCTTTTTTTATTTAAAGTATTCAAAAAAAATTATAAAAGCTTAATATTGTGCTTTAAAGACTAATTAAATATATTCTTTGTATTTATATGAATACATAAAAGCACAAAATGAACCCTTTTGTAATTATTTTAAGTCTCTATATTTGCAATCTAAGGAGATCGATATGAGTAAACATACCTATAATCGTATAAAAGCTGTTTTAGCAGAAAAGGGAAAAACAAATAATTCCCTTGCTGATGAATTACATATGAACCGAACCACTGTGTCGAAATGGTGTCGAAATGAAATGCAGCCTCGAATCGAAACTTTATTTCAAATAGCAAGAGTATTAGAAGTTGATGTGAGGGAATTACTCATTTCTACTCAAAGATAAACATTGAATGAATCAGGAATTAAAATATAGTTTAGAACAACTGGATATGATTGTGGATGACAATCATACATCTGGACTAATTCCTGTTGTCGGATATTTGAATAATGATAATTTATCACCTGAAGAAATAATTGCGTTAGAGAACGCAAATAAATATGGTGTCACATACGTATATTTCCGAAAATTTGAAAATAGACCTTCAGTTGCTCAAATTTACCTTTATGATTATACCGATAAAATAGGTGTAGAAGAAACTGAATTAACACATTTACACAAACAATTATATAGTTCAGGACAAGTTCCAATGTTTTTTGTATTTACAAAAAGGGATGTTCGGATTTTTAATTGTTTTGAAAGACCAGCTGAAGGAAAGGAGCTTAAATACTCTCCTTTAACAATAATCAAATTAGCAGCAGATACCTCCAAATTAATTGATAGTGAAAACCAACAAAAATTTAAGGAGTTTTCAGGAAAAGCTTTTGATAATGGAACATTCTGGGAGAATTCGGCTTATAGTAGTCAATTTAAATTTAGCAATAGTGCTTATGAAAAACTCCTTACGGAGCTAAAACAAGCATTAAAAGATATAATTGAACAGGATATTTTACCTGCTAAATTTGCTCGTAAAATAATGGTTGTTTCTATCCTTATTAAATATTTAGAGGAAAGAGAAGACGAAAATGGTAATAGAGTTTTTCCTAATGATTTCTTTGGCAAGTTTGTAACTAAGGCAGAGAAATTCACTGATATTTTAAGTACAGTGGGTGCTTACTTAAAATTACTTGACTTTTTAGCTCAACATTTTAATGGAGGAATTTTTCGTCTTGATGATACAGAAAGAGAATATATTAAAGATGCAGATTTAACTCGTTTTGGTTATTTCTTAGATGGCGACCTTGATAATATGCAGTTTGTTTTTTGGCGTTTATATTCATTTAACGATTTACCTGTAGAGTTAATAAGTAATATTTATGAAGAATTTTTAGGGAAGCAACCGGGAGTTGTATACACGCCTCCATATTTGGTAAACTTTCTTTTAGATGAAGCAATGCCAATCAATGATGAGAAGACAGACTTTAAGATACTTGATCCATCTTGTGGTTCAGGTGTATTCCTTGTTGGCGCTTACAGAAGATTAATTTATCGTTGGAGAAAAAAGAATAGTTGGAAAAGGCCTAACCTACCAACTTTAAAAAAACTATTAAAAGAAAATATTTTTGGAGTTGAACTAAATAAAGATGCAGCAAACTTAACCGTTTTTAGTTTAAGTTTAGCGTTATGTGATGAATTAACTCCTTTGCAAATTTGGAAAGACCTCAAGTTTGATAATTTACATGAAGAAAATATACTCCATGATGATTTTTTTAATGTAATTTCAGGAAATAGGTTAAATAAGTCCTTTGATTTAATTATCGGAAATCCTCCTTTCGAAGCAAAATTAACCCCAGCTGCAAAGGAGATTGAAATAAAAAGAAGTAGAATAAGAAAACTAACAAAGCTTCTTGAAAATGGAGAAACTAAAGAATTTCCTGTAACGTTACCGGATAATCAAGTGGCTCTTTTATTTTTAGAGCAATCTATTGATTTTTGTAAAAAAGGTGGTCTTGTGTGTCTAATTCAGCCTTCTGGCCCATTACTATACAATAATTCATCTTTTGAATTTAGAAAGAATCTATTGCAGAAGTATAACGTTCCTCAGGTTATAGACTTTACACACATTAGCAGAATACTTTTTGGTAAAAATGGGGATGTTGCTACTGCTGCGGCTTTTATAAAAAATGAAGAATCTAAAAATAAAGCTTTACTTCATGTAACTGTTCGTCGAACTAAACCCCATAAAGAAAAACTTTATTTTGAGTTGGACAGCTATGATTTCCACACCGTTCCTTATCATTTAGCATTAAATGATGCATTGATTTGGAAATCAAATTTTTTAGGCGGCTCACGTGTTCATCAATTGATGAATAAATATACATCTACACGAACTTTAGGAGAATATTTAGATTACAAGAAAAGAAATGAGAATTGGATAATTAGAGAAGGTTTTAAAACCGGAAAATCGACAGAAATAGAAGAACTTGTTGTTCTAAATGAGCAAGATGAATTCAAATTATCCAATGAAGAAAGGGAAAGGTTAGATTTTTTAAATAAAAAATTCATTAAGGCTTCCTTTTTAACAGGGAAAAACACCTTATTACCTAAAGGTCTAAAGGATAGTGGCATTGATGATTCCATGATAGAAAAGCTTGAAAATGAATATTTTTTAAGAGATTGGGTTAAAAAACCTGAAATTTTCGAACCGCCACATTTACTTTTAGGAGAAGTAGCAGGAAAGTATTCAATACCTATTGATTACACTGATGAGTATTTATCATTTACATCTCAAATTATAGGTATCCATACTTCAAATAAAGAAGAATTATTAGAGATATCTAATAGGCTAAAAAATAATAAATTCTATTTATTTTACCTTGCTGGCATTTCTGGTAGATATATGGTAAACAAATCTACCTCTTTACTTAAGGGAGACATAGATAAATTACCATTTCCGACAAAGAACCTCATTGAGTTTTCAGAATATGAAAATATAATAATTAATGATGTTGTAGACTACCTAATTGAATTCAAGCAAAAAGGTGAGAACTCAACTATTTTAAAAGAAACTGCATCAAAACAAAACCTTATTGAATTTGGAGAAATATATTGTGGAATCCTAAAACAGGTTTTTAAAACAATAAATTCTTATTCTTATTTTGAAACTGAGCGATATATTTGTTATCCATTCTACTTTGGAAATCGCCCAACTATTGATTTTTCTAATACATCAGATGCTGAACTTTACATAAATGAACTTGTACAAAAACAATATGGAGTTAATTTAAGAATAATACGTAATATAAGAGTTTATGAGGGTAACGTTATTTACCTTATAAAGCCAAAGAGACTTAGATATTGGCTTAAGTCAATTGCACTTCGTGATGCAGATGAAACATTCTCAGATTTAAGAAAACAGGGATATTAAATGTTAGCAGACGATTCTCAAAATAATAGTAGCGGTAAGCTAACAAATGGTATTGAAATTGATTCTTCTATAAAATCAGTTGTTGAGTTTGTTGAAATTTACTTTTCAGAGTTTGCTGAAAAAGTTAAAGGAAAAATTGACGCCAGTGAAAAATCTCTGACAGATAAGTTATGTAAATATTTAAATAGGAATGCTAGTTCATATCCTTTTTATTTTCAACATGAGAATGTTGAAAATCCTGAATCAGGGAATAGCCCTCAAACAGATATTGGTACACTATCCATAAGTGAACATTTAATTGTTGGTGATAGATGCTATGGTGAATTTGATTCGTTTTTCTCAATGGAAGCTAAAAGACTACCAACACCTGGACAAAATAGAGAGAAGGAATATGTAATTGGACATAATAAACCTTGCGGAGGTATTGAAAGGTTTAAGAAACAGATACATGGAAGAAACTTACGATTTGCTGCAATAATTGGTTATATACAACAGGAAAATGTTAATCATTGGTTTTTAAAAATCAACGAATGGATTAGCGAATTAATAGTTACTTCACCAGATGATTGGATTAAAAGTGAAAAATTAGTTTTAAAATCAATAGAAGATAAAAGAGTAAGTAAATCTATGTCCAAGCATCTACTTCTAGCTTCAAATGAAGAAGATAGCTTTATAAATTTATTTCACTTCTGGATTAATTTGATTGACTAAAAATAAAATTTATATTGCTCTAACTTTTTTAACCAAAGACGAACAAAAATAACCAATTCCAACCAACTCCGGCAAACCATAGCCAAACACAACCAATCGCCCACCATAAGCCTAATATATGTTTGCTCCCACTATGGAAGCAAGCACAAAGAAAATATTAGGCACATTAGCTGTCGTTGCAGCCGTTGGCGGTGGGTTCTACCTGATAAAAAAGGGCAAAAAGCTCCTTTCTGGTGCAAAGTTGAACTTTGCCCTATTAGGATTCCGCATACACAAAATGAACTTGCAGGAAGTCCAATTTGCCGTAAAACTTCGCTGTTATAATCCTACCAAAGCTCCCATTACATTAGCCGTTAACCAGGTTGTTGCTAAATACAAAGGTTCGGCAATCGCTTATTTCACTCCAGACATAAAAGGATTAACCGTTGGAGCAGGTTCAACACAAGAACCGGAAATCTTATTTCAAGTGCCTTACCTGAATCTTTTGGGTAAAGGCTTATCAATGGCTCTACTTCAAAACACCGCACAATTTAAAGCCGACTTGAGCTTTACGCTTTCGCTTAGCATTAATGGCGAAACCATCACTACCACGCAAAATTTAACAGACGAAAGCCACACTGGTGTGGGTTCGCTGAATACCAATGAAAATAAAACCACCATGAGGCAAAATATGAACGGATTAGCATTGGGCACATTGGGTATTGTATCCGGTCCACGTAATACACAGGATGGACGTAAATACAACCACCTGATAAAAAGAGCATCCGGCAAAGATGTATTTGTAAAAAACGGCAATGTCATTGAAACTGTAGAAAGTTGCATTGATCTTATTGCTGAACATTATCGGGAAGTGGAAGGATTGGCGCAGATGTTACACACTGATAGTTTAAAAGATACTTGTCGTAACATCTTTAATTTCTCCTATAATTACCTTCAATATCATAAAGACGAAGACGGTACAGAACAGCTTCGGACTCCGGCACGTTCCTGGATGGACGGACAGATAAATTTCAAACAAAAAAGCCGTCAATCAGCAGGTATTGATTGTGATGATTACAGTATTTTCGTCGGTTCCATTCTTAAATGCCTTGGCATTCCATTTAAGCTACGAATCACAAAATATGACGGTAGACAAAACTTTCAGCATATCTATGTTTTTGTTCCCGCTGTTGGCGATAGTGAAGATGAAATCATAATCGACCCAGTACTATCCAGGTTTGATTATCAGAAACCATATAGTTTTGAAAGGTCTGACTTTAATATGTCTCCACTTCAAATAGTTGGAGGTATTCAAGGTGTTGATGGCGTAACAGGAACAACCTCATTGGGCTTACCTATATATGCTTTATCGGGATTAGACCTAGCAGGTGGAACTGCAGCTCATAAAGATGATATTGAGTTAATGGCAATTGTTTCAGGTGTTGATTTTGAAGATGCAGTCAATGGTTTAGGAAATGCAGAAGATGCTACCTATAGATACTTAGTACGTACACGTGACTTTTTGCTTAAAAACAAAGCCAACAAAAACAAGATGGCGCATATCCAGAATCCTGACCAGTTTATAAGTATGATTGACCAGGCCATAAAATTCTGGAATACACCTAAGCGAGATAAGGTGCTGGAGAAACTGGCAGATATTGAAGATAAATTGACAGCAAATGGCCTTATTAAGCTTGACACGGATGCCATAGAAGGACTTTCTGAACAAGATGATTATGATTCAGAGATAGACGGACTGCAAGGACAAAGAGGATTGGGAGGATTCTTTAAATCTTTAAAACGTATCGGAAAGAAGATTGGTAAAGGAATCAAAAAAGGGGTAAAAGTTGCAGCGAAAGTAACCAAGAAAGTAGCTAAAGCTATAGTTCGATTCAATCCATTATCTATTGCTATTAGAAATGGATTATTGGCAGCTCTGCGCTTAAATATGTTTGGCATAGCAAAGAAATTACAATATGCTTACCTACCGGATGAATTAGCATCCAAATACAGTATTGATGCTAAAAAACTAAAGGACTTAAAGAAACGCCATAATAAGGTGCGTAAGCTTTTTAAAGGTTTGCAGGGTAAAGAAAAGAACCTGAGAAAAGCTATCTTAAAAGGAGCTAAACAAAAGAGCAAAGACTTCTCCTTAAAAGGTATTGATGGTTTATTATCTGACTTACAAGGGTTGGAATCAATAGGAGAA contains:
- a CDS encoding RteC domain-containing protein → MERETRKFIEKVERVFDTGEVCMWEFRKLLTEWGQLINDHCYDSDNSKQNYLRLHQAHLYVKWYGRKHRRKRNEDLTDFVEALIEYINVEIQSFGINFYEQERTTDISGTLPMTMSWTGSKRALIELVYALKSVKCINDGNVKIQHLVEFFEAVFKINLEYFHPELNRMALRTPLKKKGIRAYFLSSLVDGFNAKMQNFE
- a CDS encoding helix-turn-helix domain-containing protein; the encoded protein is MNVITIESEAYKALIDKLDSLFQFINLNQQVFNPDEAWVDGEDVCTYLRISIRTLQRLRSKGKITYSTLGGKTYYSISELKSLLESRKIRSAVESVDELCDVYKERINSLQGKTRYNL
- a CDS encoding DUF4406 domain-containing protein, whose translation is MIVYLSGINNETDIKEIDRLKIDLLTLGCTVISPEDKELDKLNWSENLRLRLSFIHSSSTIYMLPDWKESLMARIELTAAMDDKMPLCFSPEDIRGLLTTLDG
- a CDS encoding phage antirepressor N-terminal domain-containing protein, producing the protein MTKKQKIVAKINNVSIMLIDGADKLVPIRPICEALGIDAKNQRTKIQNDEILDSIGVLSTSVGADGKDREMFCLPYMYALGWLFTINPKNVKTEARETILKFKMECYAALFNHFSDQSEFLEQKQKVLEQKMEEVERIRNDYTQTKNQFNEARKVLNDVKEMTFEEWQLNKRQLTLDFKN
- the dnaG gene encoding DNA primase, yielding MDANKVIEQVNDHILNIVENFIELKHRGSNFMGCCPFHNEKTPSLSVNPAKGIFKCFGCGKGGNAIEFIKEHEGVDFKDAVEIGAKKLGVNFQWKQSPNFDEIKYKHEESLKIACGVIEKFFLEQVIQKEAQQYIEERKLVIPKDSSFNIGYAPNGNALLAHARKSGLKTEILEEIGVLKSNDKGIYDFFRNRLIFPISNSRGQTIAFAGRDLDNETKIKYLNTPESCIYTKGNELYALNEARFAIKKEDRAYITEGYTDVLRLHSIEVLNSVATGGTALTLGQVKLLRRYTNKVTLIFDGDKAGQNATDRNAEILIKNQFHVSVIVLPDKQDPDSLFTTKEQFLQYNNQQADYIVYKTSQYAERFASDPVKKSEAIKRISMLIANYDKTKQEVYIDFVAEHIKPKKAWQDAIKEFTKEEPKRSHRYNIPEHVSLNKFDRWGFYVENNCYVFRNKKGDDFVHHSNFVMTPLFHIESPINAKRLYEIKNRHNLVKIIELPQRDMVSITAFKLQIESLGNFLWTGGESELNKLKAWLYEKTKSCKEIMQLGWQREGFFCWGNGIFNGDEFIKADRYGIVKHQDKYFYIPACSEIYSGDDTLFEFERHFIHNEGNITLYEYATKYYGVFGLNGIVTLSFYFACLFMDIIAKRFDKFPILNMYGQKGSGKNTCAESILYMFGRKGKVPNLHNSSKPSIADHVATSSNAVCVLDEYRNDLEMEKRELLKGFWDKTGRTRMNMDKDKKKETSKVNQGIIVCGQQIATADIALFSRFIALGFSKTVFSYEEKRLFEELEQINKQGLTQITHQLLKHRETFARNYNKTVDTVSDKFRELLGTIAVETRIYNNWLTVASAYATISNIVELPFLYEEIMELFVKMMIEQNKETARNDDLGIFWKTVQYLISSNVLFEEGDYRVVYAERIERTFKEEGKWQKSDIVFQKPLKLLYLSVSRVFGLYKSQALREGDKPLPDATVEYYLKNSPAFICDTKKVSFKKMDAKSGYQELDERGNKKYTSTTAFVFYLDKLNLNLDTKSEPVHDSNR
- a CDS encoding helix-turn-helix domain-containing protein; translated protein: MSELIQLQRKAITGYDYINTKELAEMLGISIKTVYARVYNRQIPFYKPGGKTLMFKLSEIQEWIKAGRHSTIEEIKEKI
- a CDS encoding DUF4248 domain-containing protein, which translates into the protein MKVRRTILKQELVKKLYPHSISIKSAMQQLRDEIDFCPALKEQIEQAGNTKRHYYNKQQLLLILEHFCITLEEFEQL
- a CDS encoding helix-turn-helix transcriptional regulator, with translation MSKHTYNRIKAVLAEKGKTNNSLADELHMNRTTVSKWCRNEMQPRIETLFQIARVLEVDVRELLISTQR